A region from the Fusarium musae strain F31 chromosome 1, whole genome shotgun sequence genome encodes:
- the PUP3 gene encoding proteasome core particle subunit beta 3 (MEROPS:MER0001710~EggNog:ENOG41~BUSCO:EOG09264G4X) translates to MVDGGACVAMVGKDCVAIACDLRLGLQALTVSNNFPKIFQYGDVFLGLTGLATDVNTVSDLFRYKVNMYRLREERSIAPRTFANLVSSSLYERRFGPYFVSPVVAGLDPKTGKPFICGFDSIGCIDFAKDFIVSGTASEQLFGMCEGLWEPDLEPDALFETISQSLLNAVDRDALSGWGAHVYIIEKDKVTKRLLKGRQD, encoded by the exons atggtaG aCGGCGGCGCCTGTGTTGCCATGGTCGGAAAGGACTGTGTCGCCATCGCATGCGATCTTCGCCTCGGTCTCCAGGCTCTTACTGTGTCCAACAATTTCCCCAAGATCTTCCAGTACGGCGACGTCTTCTTAGGTCTCACTGGCCTGGCTACCGATGTCAACACCGTGAGCGACCTCTTCCGCTACAAGGTCAACATGTACCGCCTGCGTGAGGAGCGCTCCATCGCCCCTCGAACCTTTGCCAATCTCGTTTCCTCATCTCTCTACGAGCGCCGTTTTGGACCTTACTTCGTGTCTCCTGTCGTTGCTGGTCTTGATCCCAAGACTGGCAAGCCTTTTATCTGTGGCTTCGATAGTATTGGCTGTATCGACTTTGCCAAGGACTTCATTGTCTCTGGCACCGCTTCCGAGCAGCTCTTTGGCATGTGCGAGGGTCTCTGGGAGCCTGATCTG GAACCCGATGCCCTTTTTGAGACCATCTCTCAGTCGTTGCTCAACGCTGTTGACCGTGATGCCCTTTCAGGCTGGGGTGCGCACGTTTACATTatcgagaaggacaaggtcaCCAAGCGATTACTAAAGGGACGACAGGACTAG
- a CDS encoding hypothetical protein (CAZy:GH13) has protein sequence MGSTDQSLRAWWKESSVYQVYPASYQDSTGSGVGDLKGIISRVDYLKNLGVDIVWLSPIFKSPQVDMGYDISDYYTIDPPYGDVSDVDVLKDKLHERGMKLVLDLVMNHTSDQHEWFRESRKSKDNPYRDWYIWKPAKYDSEGNRHPPNNWDAHFQGSAWEYDETTDEYYLCLFCKQQPDLNWENPAVRKQVHDVMRFWLDRGTDGFRMDVINFVSKDQAFPDSDKTVLRGHEFYACGPRCHEFLKEIGAILQEYDAFSVGEMPCVHDERELIKAVRGDRGELSMIFHFELMDLDHGVGGKFTPRSWDLSELKSTTLKWQKFMYDNGGWNALYLENHDQPRAVSRFVHDGTKHRVDSAKLIAIFLGFQSGTPFIYQGQEIGMTNVPSDWGLEEYKDLDCLRHWDLHKNDDEAARNSYKVEYQKKSRDNARTPMQWDAGRNAGFTTADAKPWMRVNDNYKEINAASQTSDPNSVYSCYRKVLQRRKEFLDLFVYGNFQLVDETNEKVFAYSRRADNGETALVVCNFTTDTVAWSLPGKIRAVLVSSAGRTLDELNGGETKLAPCEAFAVLLE, from the exons ATGGGTAGCACGGATCAAAGTCTGCGAGCCTGGTGGAAAGAGAGCTCGGTGTATCAAGTCTACCCTGCTTCTTACCAAGATTCCACTGGCTCTGGTGTTGGAGACCTGAAGGGCATTATCTCTCGAGTTGATTACCTCAAAAACTTGGGGGTTGATATCGTATGGCTTTCACCAATCTTCAAGAGCCCTCAGGTTGATATG GGGTACGATATTAGTGACTATTACACAATCGACCCTCCATATGGTGATGTCTCAGATGTTGATGtcctcaaggacaagctccATGAGCGAGGCATGAAGCTCGTTCTCGACCTGGTCATGAATCATACCAGTGATCAGCATGAGTGGTTCAGGGAGTCTCGAAAGTCCAAGGACAACCCCTATCGTGATTGGTACATCTGGAAGCCTGCAAAGTATGATTCCGAAGGAAACAGGCACCCTCCCAATAACTGGGACGCTCATTTCCAAG GAAGTGCCTGGGAGTACGACGAAACCACAGATGAATACTATCTCTGCCTCTTCTGCAAGCAGCAGCCAGATCTTAACTGGGAGAACCCAGCAGTCAGAAAACAAGTTCACGATGTCATGCGCTTCTGGCTCGACAGAGGCACCGATGGTTTCCGCATGGATGTCATCAACTTTGTCAGTAAGGACCAGGCGTTCCCCGACTCCGATAAGACTGTACTTCGTGGTCATGAATTCTATGCTTGTGGCCCCCGATGCCACGAGTTTCTCAAAGAGATTGGTGCTATTCTGCAAGAGTACGATGCTTTCAGCGTGGGTGAGATGCCCTGTGTGCACGATGAGCGTGAGTTGATTAAGGCTGTCCGTGGTGACCGTGGAGAGTTGAGCATGATTTTCCACTTTGAGTT GATGGATCTTGATCATGGTGTTGGCGGCAAGTTCACACCTAGATCCTGGGACCTTTCTGAGCTCAAATCTACCACTCTCAAATGGCAGAAGTTCATGTACGACAATGGAGGCTGGAACGCCCTTTACTTGGAGAACCATGACCAACCACGGGCTGTAAGCCGCTTTGTTCACGATGGCACCAAGCATCGGGTGGATAGTGCGAAGCTTATCGCCATCTTCCTGGGTTTCCAGTCAGGTACCCCTTTTATTTACCAAGGACAGGAGATTGGGATGACCAATGTCCCCTCAGACTGGGGCTTGGAAGAATATAAGGACCTTGACTGCCTTCGACATTGGGA TCTTCACAAAAACGATGATGAGGCGGCTCGAAACTCCTACAAGGTGGAGTATCAGAAGAAGTCTCGTGACAATGCCCGAACTCCCATGCAATGGGACGCAGGCCGCAACGCTGGCTTTACTACTGCTGATGCTAAGCCTTGGATGAGAGTCAACGACAACTACAAGGAAATCAACGCTGCATCGCAGACTTCAGACCCTAACTCTGTGTACAGCTGCTATCGCAAAGTTCTGCAGAGACGAAAGGAGTTCCTAGATCTATTTGTATATGGAAACTTCCAACTCGTTGACGAAACCAACGAGAAGGTCTTTGCATACTCACGAAGGGCCGACAACGGAGAGACTGCTCTCGTCGTATGTAACTTCACGACTGATACAGTTGCGTGGTCTTTGCCTGGCAAGATTCGAGCGGTGCTGGTCAGCTCTGCTGGAAGAACACTTGATGAGTTAAACGGTGGTGAGACCAAACTAGCACCTTGCGAAGCCTTCGCGGTCCTGCTCGAGTAG